The following coding sequences are from one Verrucomicrobiota bacterium window:
- a CDS encoding ribonuclease D — MSRYTRRVIGTAAALAALLPRLSAAEWLALDTEADSLHAYPEKICLIQISIAGADELVDPLTGIELNPLWAALRGRGLILHGADYDLRLFHEHHRFRPHEVFDTMIAARLAGVERFGLGDLVELFLGVKLDKAPQKANWAMRPLSQRLLDYARRDTHHLKALSDMLITRLREQGRLGWCEESCAKLVADCARDPVVDEDEVWRLKGSGRLSRPALAVLREVWHWREREALAWNRPPFFVLMHDLVVSVANAAAHGGPWEDFLPRRWPPRRFESLREAVRRGLAAPHDRQPAQVRHVARHPTAAEKRRFEELKLRRDRKAGELRIDPTLIASRVTLDELARGGDAAWAGLMCWQRELLR, encoded by the coding sequence GTGTCGCGCTACACTCGCCGCGTGATTGGAACCGCCGCCGCGCTCGCCGCGCTGCTTCCGCGCCTCAGCGCCGCCGAGTGGCTCGCCCTCGACACCGAGGCCGACAGCCTTCACGCCTACCCGGAAAAAATCTGCCTCATCCAGATCAGCATCGCGGGGGCGGATGAACTCGTCGACCCGCTCACGGGCATCGAACTGAATCCGCTGTGGGCGGCGTTGCGCGGTCGCGGGTTGATTCTGCACGGGGCGGACTACGATCTGCGGCTGTTCCACGAGCACCACCGGTTCCGTCCGCATGAAGTTTTCGACACGATGATCGCCGCGCGACTCGCGGGCGTGGAGCGGTTCGGGCTCGGCGATCTGGTGGAGCTTTTCCTCGGGGTGAAACTGGACAAGGCCCCGCAGAAGGCCAACTGGGCGATGCGGCCGCTTTCCCAGCGCCTGCTCGACTACGCGCGGCGCGACACGCATCACCTGAAGGCGCTGTCCGACATGCTCATCACGCGCCTGCGCGAGCAAGGTCGTCTTGGTTGGTGCGAGGAATCCTGCGCGAAGCTCGTTGCAGATTGCGCGCGCGATCCGGTGGTGGACGAGGACGAGGTCTGGCGGCTCAAGGGAAGCGGCCGGCTCAGCCGCCCCGCGCTCGCGGTGTTGCGGGAGGTCTGGCACTGGCGCGAGCGCGAGGCGCTGGCGTGGAACCGGCCGCCGTTCTTCGTGCTGATGCACGACTTGGTCGTGTCTGTCGCGAACGCGGCGGCCCACGGAGGGCCGTGGGAGGATTTCCTGCCGCGACGCTGGCCGCCGCGGCGGTTCGAATCCTTGCGCGAGGCCGTGCGACGCGGACTCGCCGCGCCGCACGACCGGCAACCGGCGCAAGTCCGGCATGTGGCGCGTCATCCAACGGCTGCGGAGAAACGACGGTTCGAGGAACTCAAGCTTCGCCGCGACCGGAAGGCGGGCGAGTTGCGGATTGATCCGACGCTGATCGCGAGCCGCGTGACGCTGGACGAACTCGCGCGCGGCGGAGACGCGGCTTGGGCCGGGTTGATGTGCTGGCAGCGGGAGTTGCTGCGGTAG
- a CDS encoding class I SAM-dependent rRNA methyltransferase has protein sequence MTSLPTILLRPGEADRIIAGHPWVYANSVLRVTQPPDEGQLVQVKDHRQRMLGVGFFNSKAKIAVRILAHDRVEANAAFFEERIRAALSVRQRHMPGATSFRVVNAEGDFLSGLIVDKYEDVLVMQVSSLGMDQRKKEISVALRAVLNPRAVIERNDLAARKFEGMEDASAVLVGRAVTQVTVGLNGLKFAADLTAGHKTGLYLDQQLNYEAVARLIGQRPGSQVLDCFTFHGGFALHAARAGAAHVLGLDQSDDALAVARANASANDLTEKCSFEATNVFDWLKAHTVARPNEKLIPRWDAIILDPPSFTRTRETVPNALRGYKEIHVRALQLLKPGGILATFCCSHHVSTQLFMDTILSAAYDRQRILRRVAVFNQPPDHPVIPMIPESEYLKGYAFEIVR, from the coding sequence ATGACATCACTCCCGACCATCCTCCTTCGCCCGGGCGAGGCCGACCGCATCATCGCCGGCCATCCGTGGGTTTACGCGAACTCCGTCCTCCGCGTCACGCAGCCGCCCGACGAGGGCCAGCTCGTGCAGGTCAAGGACCACCGCCAGCGCATGCTCGGCGTGGGGTTTTTCAACTCCAAGGCCAAGATCGCAGTGCGCATCCTCGCACACGACCGCGTGGAGGCAAACGCCGCGTTCTTCGAGGAACGCATCCGCGCCGCGCTTTCCGTCCGCCAGCGCCACATGCCGGGCGCGACCAGCTTTCGAGTCGTCAATGCCGAGGGCGACTTCCTCAGCGGCCTCATCGTGGACAAATACGAGGACGTGCTCGTGATGCAGGTGTCCTCGCTCGGCATGGATCAGCGCAAGAAGGAAATCAGCGTCGCGTTGCGCGCCGTGCTGAACCCGCGCGCCGTCATCGAGCGCAACGACCTCGCGGCGCGGAAATTCGAAGGCATGGAGGACGCCTCCGCCGTGCTGGTCGGGCGCGCCGTGACGCAGGTGACCGTCGGCCTCAACGGGCTCAAGTTCGCCGCTGACCTCACCGCGGGACACAAGACCGGGCTCTACCTCGACCAGCAGCTCAACTACGAGGCGGTGGCCAGACTCATCGGGCAGCGGCCCGGCAGCCAGGTCCTCGACTGCTTCACCTTCCACGGCGGATTCGCCCTGCACGCGGCGCGCGCCGGCGCGGCGCACGTGCTGGGACTCGACCAAAGCGACGATGCGCTGGCGGTCGCTCGGGCCAATGCCAGCGCAAATGACCTCACTGAAAAATGCTCGTTTGAGGCGACAAACGTGTTCGACTGGCTCAAGGCACACACCGTGGCCAGGCCCAACGAAAAGCTGATCCCGCGCTGGGACGCCATCATCCTCGACCCCCCGTCCTTCACGCGCACACGAGAAACCGTCCCGAACGCTTTGCGCGGCTACAAGGAAATCCACGTCCGCGCGCTGCAACTGCTCAAGCCCGGCGGCATACTCGCGACATTCTGCTGCTCGCACCACGTCTCGACGCAGTTGTTCATGGACACCATCCTGTCCGCCGCCTACGACCGCCAGCGCATCCTCCGCCGCGTCGCTGTCTTCAATCAACCGCCCGACCATCCGGTGATCCCGATGATCCCTGAGTCGGAGTATTTGAAAGGCTACGCCTTCGAGATTGTGCGGTGA
- a CDS encoding 4a-hydroxytetrahydrobiopterin dehydratase, with protein MPRLNASELKVALALVPAWRKSGRNIVRSCEFADFVAAMKFVNAVAVAAEKANHHPDIDIRWNQVTLALSTHSEGGLTAKDFGLASRIDRLASRFKAA; from the coding sequence ATGCCCCGTCTCAACGCATCCGAACTCAAGGTCGCTCTCGCTTTGGTTCCAGCATGGCGCAAGAGCGGCCGCAACATCGTCCGCTCATGCGAGTTCGCGGACTTCGTTGCCGCGATGAAGTTTGTCAACGCCGTTGCCGTCGCGGCAGAGAAAGCCAATCACCACCCGGACATCGACATCCGCTGGAACCAGGTCACCCTTGCACTCTCGACGCACAGCGAGGGCGGCTTGACCGCGAAGGACTTCGGCCTCGCGAGCCGGATCGATCGGCTCGCGTCCCGGTTCAAGGCCGCCTAG
- the pnp gene encoding polyribonucleotide nucleotidyltransferase has translation MPEKVSVQVGQAQIHIETGKLAKQADGAVTVQLGDTIVIVAAVAATKAKPGQDFFPLTVDYREKAAAVGKFPGGYFKREGRPTEKEILTCRLTDRPIRPLFPKGWYNEVQVQTVLLSADGENDPDILSIVGASAALSVSDIPWAGPLGAVRVGRVNGQFIANPTHSQQAESDLDLVYVGNATDVVMYEGSAKEIPEADFMASLKFAHDCCQPLIAAQQELAAKAGKKKRDITVTIVPEEILQEAKGLAGDRMVPALLTPGKLNREAACKAISNEVGAKLKEKHGEEVINDFVVSNAFYYIQKEAVRKLILDDAKRLDGRNSEQIRPISGEVGLLPRAHGSAMFCRGETQAITLVTLGTTEDSQEFDAWTGGTTKKQFILHYNFPNFSVGETGRISGPGRREIGHGALAERSVEPVVPFANFPYAVRVTSEIMESNGSTSMASVCGATLALMDAGVPITRPVAGISVGICTEHDDSDKIARYRLLTDIIGWEDAFCDMDCKIAGTDKGITGFQLDLKLRGLPMDIMAEAVEKARIARLSILADMAKIIAAPRTELSQYAPRIVTLKINPEKIGALIGPGGKNIKRLVEESGCEINIEDDGTVNIYSISAEGLAIAREQIEGMSAEAEIGKIYKGRVVTIKDFGCFVEFLPGQDGLVHVSELADFHVRKTEDIVKMGDDIWVKCLGVDEKGRVRLSRKAAMIERGESMGAPTEGPDSGEPSGDRPDRGDRGPRGRDRGDRGGRGGRDRKESNGEESGPQAEEGKIYRAKVISIKDFGVFVEYLPGKEGLCHISELANFRPKRADEVVQVGDEIPVKCLGNDERGRLRFSRKAAMEEREKAGGAPAVTPAPEAEAQPQ, from the coding sequence ATGCCAGAGAAAGTCAGCGTCCAAGTCGGACAAGCCCAAATCCACATCGAAACCGGCAAACTCGCCAAGCAGGCCGACGGCGCCGTTACAGTTCAACTCGGCGACACGATCGTCATCGTCGCCGCCGTCGCCGCCACCAAAGCCAAGCCAGGGCAGGATTTCTTCCCGCTCACGGTGGACTATCGCGAGAAGGCCGCCGCCGTCGGCAAGTTCCCCGGCGGCTACTTCAAACGCGAAGGCCGCCCCACTGAAAAGGAAATCCTCACCTGCCGCCTCACCGACCGCCCCATCCGTCCGCTCTTCCCGAAGGGCTGGTATAATGAAGTCCAGGTCCAAACCGTGCTGCTGTCAGCAGACGGCGAGAACGACCCGGACATCCTCTCCATCGTCGGCGCAAGCGCCGCGCTGTCAGTCAGCGACATCCCGTGGGCCGGACCGCTCGGAGCCGTGCGCGTCGGCCGCGTCAACGGCCAATTCATCGCCAACCCCACCCACTCCCAGCAGGCCGAGAGCGACCTCGACCTCGTCTACGTCGGCAACGCCACGGATGTGGTCATGTATGAAGGCTCCGCGAAGGAAATCCCGGAGGCCGACTTCATGGCCTCGCTCAAGTTCGCGCACGATTGCTGCCAGCCGCTCATCGCCGCGCAGCAGGAACTCGCCGCCAAGGCCGGCAAGAAGAAGCGCGACATCACCGTCACCATCGTCCCCGAGGAAATCCTCCAGGAAGCCAAGGGGCTCGCGGGCGACCGCATGGTTCCCGCGCTCCTCACCCCCGGCAAACTCAACCGCGAAGCCGCCTGCAAGGCCATCTCCAACGAAGTCGGCGCCAAGCTCAAGGAAAAGCACGGCGAGGAAGTCATCAACGACTTCGTCGTGAGCAACGCCTTCTACTACATCCAAAAGGAAGCCGTCCGGAAGCTCATCCTCGACGACGCCAAGCGCCTCGACGGACGCAACAGCGAGCAGATTCGCCCCATCTCCGGCGAAGTCGGCCTGCTCCCGCGCGCCCACGGCTCGGCCATGTTTTGCCGCGGCGAAACACAGGCGATTACGCTCGTCACCCTCGGCACGACCGAGGATTCCCAGGAATTCGACGCGTGGACCGGTGGCACCACCAAGAAGCAGTTCATCCTCCACTACAACTTCCCGAACTTCTCCGTCGGCGAGACCGGCCGCATCAGCGGTCCCGGCCGCCGCGAGATCGGGCACGGCGCGCTCGCCGAACGCAGCGTCGAGCCGGTCGTTCCGTTCGCGAACTTCCCCTACGCGGTCCGCGTCACCAGCGAAATCATGGAGTCCAACGGCTCCACCTCCATGGCCTCCGTCTGCGGCGCGACGCTCGCGCTCATGGACGCCGGCGTCCCCATCACCCGGCCCGTCGCCGGCATCAGCGTCGGCATCTGCACCGAGCACGATGATTCCGACAAGATCGCCCGCTACCGACTGCTCACCGACATCATCGGCTGGGAAGACGCCTTCTGCGACATGGACTGCAAGATCGCCGGCACCGACAAAGGCATCACCGGCTTCCAACTCGACCTCAAACTCCGCGGCCTGCCCATGGACATCATGGCCGAAGCCGTCGAAAAGGCCCGCATCGCCCGCCTCTCAATCCTCGCCGACATGGCGAAGATCATCGCCGCCCCGCGCACCGAACTCAGCCAATACGCCCCGCGCATCGTCACCCTCAAGATCAACCCCGAAAAAATCGGCGCCCTCATCGGGCCCGGCGGCAAGAACATCAAGCGCCTCGTCGAGGAATCCGGCTGCGAGATCAACATCGAGGACGACGGCACGGTCAACATCTACTCCATCAGCGCCGAGGGCCTGGCCATCGCGCGCGAGCAGATCGAAGGCATGTCCGCCGAAGCCGAGATCGGCAAGATCTACAAGGGCCGCGTCGTCACCATCAAGGACTTCGGCTGCTTCGTCGAATTCCTCCCCGGCCAGGACGGCCTCGTCCACGTCAGCGAACTCGCCGACTTCCACGTGCGCAAGACCGAGGACATCGTCAAAATGGGCGACGACATCTGGGTCAAGTGCCTCGGCGTCGATGAAAAGGGCCGCGTGCGCCTCAGCCGCAAGGCGGCGATGATCGAGCGCGGCGAGAGCATGGGCGCGCCGACCGAAGGCCCCGACTCCGGCGAACCCTCGGGCGACCGGCCCGACCGAGGCGACCGCGGCCCGCGCGGCCGTGACCGAGGCGATCGCGGCGGACGCGGCGGGCGCGACCGCAAGGAATCCAACGGCGAGGAATCCGGTCCGCAAGCCGAGGAAGGAAAAATCTACCGCGCCAAGGTGATTTCGATCAAAGACTTTGGAGTCTTCGTCGAATACCTCCCCGGCAAGGAAGGCCTCTGCCACATCAGCGAACTTGCGAACTTCCGCCCCAAGCGCGCCGATGAAGTCGTGCAGGTCGGCGACGAAATCCCCGTCAAATGCCTCGGCAACGACGAGCGCGGCCGCTTGCGCTTCAGCCGCAAGGCCGCGATGGAAGAGCGCGAAAAAGCCGGGGGCGCGCCAGCCGTGACGCCCGCCCCCGAGGCCGAAGCGCAGCCGCAGTAG
- the rpsO gene encoding 30S ribosomal protein S15, with protein MNTTTIKNKLIADFRVHEQDTGSADVQIALLTERINHLTQHLQGNVKDHSSRRGLLKMVGQRRRLLDYLHDTDSSRYTAITKKLKLRR; from the coding sequence ATGAACACCACGACGATCAAGAACAAACTGATTGCAGATTTCCGCGTTCACGAGCAAGACACCGGGTCGGCCGACGTTCAAATCGCCCTGCTCACCGAGCGCATCAACCACCTGACCCAGCACCTGCAAGGAAACGTCAAGGACCACAGCTCCCGCCGCGGCCTGCTCAAGATGGTCGGCCAGCGCCGCCGCCTGCTGGACTATTTGCACGACACCGACTCGAGCCGCTACACGGCCATCACCAAGAAGCTCAAGTTGCGCCGCTAA
- a CDS encoding sugar phosphate isomerase/epimerase — translation MKLRRIAAGLLALIAAFAIAAPAPAADYQPTVGLQTWTCRNMNFDQVVEFAVKHNLKQIQMIGNHMSPAAPREETLRKKAVLDAKGLTCYTFGVAGTSANKEENRKLFEFAKLMGIKVIIVEPKNDAALWDGLEELVKEYDIKLAIHNHGLESVYGSPEKVWSVLKNRDKRIGVCMDVGHITGAGFDAAKAFREYGGRVYDIHLKDKKSEKTADGKKVILDVMVGTGEANYAGLLAELKKAKWPGVMAIETDNATFAKEPTEFVAGAIKFVKENAK, via the coding sequence ATGAAACTTCGACGAATCGCCGCCGGATTGCTGGCGCTCATCGCCGCGTTCGCCATTGCCGCCCCCGCCCCCGCCGCGGATTACCAACCGACGGTCGGCTTGCAGACGTGGACGTGCCGCAACATGAATTTCGACCAGGTCGTCGAGTTCGCCGTGAAGCACAACCTCAAGCAAATCCAGATGATCGGCAATCACATGAGCCCGGCGGCGCCGCGCGAGGAGACGCTCCGCAAGAAGGCCGTGCTCGATGCGAAGGGGCTCACGTGTTACACGTTCGGCGTGGCGGGCACGTCGGCGAACAAGGAGGAGAACCGGAAGCTGTTTGAGTTCGCCAAGCTCATGGGCATCAAGGTCATCATCGTCGAACCGAAGAACGACGCGGCGCTGTGGGACGGCCTGGAGGAGTTGGTGAAGGAATACGACATCAAGCTGGCCATCCATAACCACGGGCTCGAGTCCGTCTACGGCTCGCCGGAGAAAGTGTGGTCCGTGCTCAAGAACCGGGACAAGCGGATCGGTGTGTGCATGGACGTCGGCCACATCACGGGCGCGGGCTTCGACGCCGCGAAGGCGTTCCGCGAATACGGGGGACGCGTTTACGACATCCACCTCAAGGACAAGAAGTCGGAGAAGACCGCCGACGGCAAGAAGGTCATCCTGGACGTGATGGTGGGCACGGGCGAGGCGAACTACGCGGGGTTGCTGGCCGAGTTGAAGAAGGCGAAGTGGCCAGGCGTGATGGCGATCGAGACGGACAACGCGACCTTCGCAAAGGAGCCGACCGAGTTCGTCGCGGGTGCCATCAAGTTCGTGAAGGAGAACGCGAAGTAG
- a CDS encoding MFS transporter encodes MSPSTPSNVRHRIIAVSMMMAFILYLDRICLAEIVKSASFKGDVMLTKEEIGRVMGAFFLSYALFQVPAGWASDRFGARKMLTAYIVLWSVFTGFTGLVSSFTGLMAMRLLCGAAQAGAYPASGAVIRRWIPLTSRAKSSSLVALGGRMGGTLAPFLTAWMVVALGHWRRPLWVDAAIGLVIAAIYWRIVRDRPEEHPGCNPAERALIGQPPVEKPVPPRELFSMLWAFCRSRSLWLNAAGQWLVNVGWVFLVTWLPIYLKEHKGVEDVDGGRMVTIALAFGMAGQLIGGWLADLSVRTFGLRWGRVLPMSASGLLAGSAYLVCLRMDSAWGVVACCAVVSFAVDMGNPAIWAFMQDVGGRATAAAFGWGNMWGNLGASAMSMLVPELMKLGQSGEAGQRIVFMVCAGALFTYSVLALGLDATKPVLGAPKP; translated from the coding sequence ATGAGTCCGTCCACGCCCTCCAACGTGCGCCACCGCATCATTGCGGTGAGCATGATGATGGCGTTCATCCTCTACCTTGACCGCATCTGCCTCGCGGAGATTGTGAAGTCGGCGTCCTTCAAGGGCGATGTGATGCTGACGAAGGAGGAAATCGGCCGCGTGATGGGGGCGTTCTTTCTTTCCTACGCGCTGTTTCAAGTGCCGGCGGGCTGGGCGAGCGACCGCTTCGGCGCGCGCAAAATGCTCACCGCCTACATCGTGCTGTGGTCGGTGTTCACGGGCTTCACCGGGTTGGTGTCGAGCTTCACGGGATTGATGGCGATGCGCCTGCTGTGCGGCGCGGCGCAGGCGGGCGCGTATCCCGCAAGCGGCGCGGTGATCCGGCGGTGGATTCCCCTCACGTCGCGCGCCAAGTCGAGTTCACTGGTCGCGCTGGGTGGGAGGATGGGCGGCACGCTGGCGCCATTCCTCACGGCGTGGATGGTCGTGGCGCTCGGACACTGGCGGCGGCCGTTGTGGGTGGACGCCGCCATCGGGTTGGTCATCGCCGCGATTTACTGGCGGATCGTCCGCGACCGGCCGGAGGAACATCCCGGTTGCAACCCGGCCGAGCGCGCGCTCATCGGCCAGCCTCCCGTCGAGAAGCCCGTGCCACCGCGCGAACTGTTCTCGATGCTCTGGGCGTTCTGCCGCAGCCGGAGCCTGTGGTTGAACGCAGCAGGTCAGTGGCTCGTAAACGTCGGATGGGTGTTCCTCGTGACGTGGCTGCCGATCTACCTGAAGGAACACAAGGGCGTTGAGGACGTGGACGGAGGCCGGATGGTGACCATCGCGCTGGCGTTCGGAATGGCCGGGCAACTCATCGGCGGCTGGCTCGCGGACTTGAGTGTGCGCACCTTCGGCCTGCGGTGGGGACGCGTGCTGCCGATGTCCGCCTCGGGGCTGCTCGCCGGCTCGGCCTATCTCGTGTGCCTCCGGATGGATTCCGCGTGGGGCGTGGTCGCGTGCTGCGCCGTCGTGTCGTTCGCGGTGGACATGGGAAATCCCGCGATCTGGGCGTTCATGCAGGATGTGGGCGGACGCGCGACAGCCGCGGCGTTCGGCTGGGGCAACATGTGGGGCAACCTCGGCGCATCCGCGATGTCGATGCTCGTGCCGGAGTTGATGAAGCTCGGCCAAAGCGGCGAGGCCGGACAGCGCATCGTCTTCATGGTCTGCGCGGGGGCACTCTTCACTTACAGTGTGCTCGCGCTCGGGCTCGACGCCACCAAACCCGTGCTCGGCGCCCCGAAACCGTGA